Proteins found in one Balaenoptera musculus isolate JJ_BM4_2016_0621 chromosome 4, mBalMus1.pri.v3, whole genome shotgun sequence genomic segment:
- the LOC118894481 gene encoding ATP synthase subunit g, mitochondrial-like yields the protein MAQFVRNLAEKAPALVSAAVTYSKPRLATFWHYAKVELVPPTPAEIPTAIQSLKKIINSAQTGSFKQRTVKEALLNGLVATEVWMWFYVGEIIGKRGIVGYNV from the coding sequence ATGGCCCAGTTTGTCCGTAACCTCGCGGAGAAGGCCCCGGCGCTGGTCAGCGCTGCTGTGACTTACTCGAAGCCTCGATTGGCCACATTTTGGCACTATGCCAAGGTTGAGCTGGTTCCTCCAACCCCTGCTGAGATCCCTACAGCTATTCAGagcttgaaaaaaattatcaatagtGCTCAAACTGGTAGCTTCAAACAGCGCACAGTTAAGGAAGCTCTACTGAATGGTTTGGTGGCTACTGAGGTGTGGATGTGGTTTTATGTTGGCGAGATCATAGGCAAGCGTGGCATCGTGGGCTATAATGTTTGA